AGTTGGCAAGAAGCATTGCAAAGACTAGTCTTCCGAAAACCCTGATCATCACAATAACCAATCTGAGTATCTGACATCGATCAGCATTCATGACTTCCATGTCATGAACAAATATCAGAATTTTTGCCACAATGTTGGATAGTAGTGATAATCCTAGCTAGTAATTCCCTTGTTAAGCTTGGGAAAATTTTAGCACCTCCTGCCATGTAAGATATGTCTCTTCTCATTGCTGCCGAATCAATACGAGCTATATGTTTTCCTCTCTAATTCATAGCAGTAGTCCTTCAGATCGATTGGCAGCTGCAACTTCTAACTCGCCTTAATGCCAGCAACTTGTTTGCTATATATCTCAGCTGCCTTTTCAACATGACTCTCATAAGGAAATAGGGGCGACACTGCCACAGTTGCACTAAATCGATCGCCTGTGCTGCTATTCAAGTACTTCATGTGGTATGACTAGCAGTGCCGCACTTGAGCATGTACATGGACTATGTAATCTCCTCGAAAACTCGTACAAAATAAAACAGAGTTGAACCTGCACGATTAAAAATAGACCCGCCAACACGAAATGAACCGGTTAAAAAAGGTTACATAATCTCGCGCCCAAATTCGAACCGCCGTTCAAAATTAATGTCAAGTCTCAGAGGCACACTCACACATTTTGTCGAACAATGCAAGAACATGAGAGAGCTCAAACAAGTCCATACGGTCCATACCCACATCATAAAGTCCCCCATTTTTACTCGAACAAGACCAATCCTTTCTCTTCTTCTGTGCTCTTTCCGGTTCAGGTTCCCAAATCTTTATCTCTGCAACATCATGATCACAGCCACTGTTTTGGATGAACCGGCGTCGTTTTTCGGTCGTTGGTGTTGTATAAGCAAATGGTGGGTGATGGGATTGTGCCCAATTGGAGCGTTCATTTTGTGCACGGTAAGTGTTTGACGAAATGCCTGAGGGAGGTGTGGTGTTGTGGAACTCGATGATTAAGGGGTATTTGAAAAGTGTGGATCTTGATGAGGCGATTGAGGAGTATTTTTAGTTGGAATTCGATTATAACCGGGTGTGTTCAAGGCAGTCGGGCGAAGGAGGCATTGGAATGAAATGCAGGTTGTTGAGGGTGTCAGTCCGGATAAGATTACGATTGCAGCTTGTGCTCATCTTGGCGCGGTTGGAGAAGTGGTGTGGTGAGTGATGTGGTTATTGGAACAGCTCTGGTTGATTTGTATGGTAAATGTGGGTGTGTGGAGAAAGATACTTTGGCGTGGACCGCTATGATTTCAGTTTTTGCTCTCCATGGGTTTCGCAATGAGGCGTTTGATCTTTTTGAAAAGATGGAAGCAGCTGGGGTTGAGCCGAATCATGTGGTGCTTGTTGGGATGTTGTCAGCTTGTGATCATTCTGGTTTAGTAGAGAAAGGTTGCTGGTGTTTGGATGTGATGACTGATGAGATGTGTTTATTTGATTGAACCGCAGCTTTATCATTATGCATGCTTGGTTGATATACTTAGCAGAGGCGGAAAGGTTGATAAGAATCATGCCAATGAAGCCAGATGTATATGTTTGGGGTGCATTGCATGGAGGTTGTCAAATACATGGACAGGTTGAGATAGGAGAAATGGCGGCCCATCGTTTAATTGATATGGAACCTCTGAACCATGCTTCTTCTGTCAACTTGTGCGATATATATGCTAAAGCTGGTAGGTTTAATGATGTGAGAACAATTAAGTCACTAATGAAAGAAAGAGGGATACAAAAGGAAGTTGCAGGTTGTAGCATGATGAAGTCGATGGAGTTGTACTTGAATTTTCAGTGAGAGGAACCCCCGATATTGTATTGGACAATGTATCATGGGTCTTCAGTCTGTTGAATAAGGAGGCATAGATTGATAGGAAGGCATGGACTCCGTAAATCACAGCAATGGGAATCATGAAGGTCGGTTGGGTGAAGATTTCCTGTTGAGGTACCTAGTCTCTTTCTAGCTTTCCTATTTCAGCAGATATTGGGACCATGTAGATTTTCTCTTTGAGAAATTATGCACCATCATCCTGCTTGTCAAGCAGCCTTATGGGATTAGTTCTTTTGCTGGAAGAAATTCATGAACTATGCTACAATATTCAGGCCCTTTTTTATAGTCTCTTACTTTGCAGGTAGCTGCAAGCTGTATTCGTCAGTTGGTCATGAAGTTTTTATTCTCTGAAAATCTAGCCAGGTAATATATCAGAAACAAACCTTTCACTCAACCATGGATTGGATTCTCTGGAAAGAAAATGAGATGTGGTATACTAGGGAGAGAAAAGGCGTGTAGCAAAGCAATATACTTTTTCAACAAGAAGTAATAATTCAAGGTTGGACAGAGATTTTTGGAAAACTTGTAGTCATAGACATAGAGTTCGTTTCCTCCCTGAGTTAATAATTGCTTAGTGCTACCAATTTTTGTCAGCATTTGGTGCTGCAAAAAACATTCAAGGTATAAATCCTTTGATAATATAATGAAGTGTCCCATACCTAACTGTACAGCATGATGCTACAGATTTATGTCCTTCTGGCTTTCTTATGCTTTCAATATCAGTTTGAAAAGTTCTGCATCTGGATTACCAACTATAACAGCTACAGTTAAAAAAAAAAAAAAAGCTACAGTTCACTAATTTAATTTCTGTGAGTGTTTTTTTTTTGAAAAAATTTCAGTTTACCACCCAAATCTTTGGTGGCAAAATCAGTTCAGTCCTGCAATTTTTTTTTAAATCAGTTCGCCCTTTCAACTTTCATAAACACATCAGTTAGGTCTAATTTTTGAATTCTCCTCGAAATATGACCTCACCAAAGCTGTTGGAACTGATAAGGGGACCCATAATTCAGCTTTATCCCCTCATTTTCAACGAAATGTCTGAAATTATGGGTCGCCTTGTCAGTTCCAACAGCTTTGGTGACGTCATATTTCGAGGGGAATTCAAAAAATTGGACCTAACTGATGTGTATACGAAAGTTGAAGGGGCGAACTGATTTAAAAAAAAAGTTGCAGGACTGAACTGATTTTGCCACCAAAGATTTAGGGGGTAAACTGAATTTAATTGTTTTTTTTCTATGTAGAGTGGACTGACTATAAGTGATTCTCATTCATAGAAGATTAAATATATGCTGTGTCCTGCATTGGCATTTTTTAACATGAAATGGATGTTGCGAATTTCCTAGGTGAAATGCTGTCTGGTTCAGCTGGATTGTGTTTCACTCCACATATTATCACCAATGGGAGAGGTATGCCCCTATCATCTCATCAAAAAATATAGTTTCCATATGAAAGAGACTGTTCTCATACCATGATACCATGAAGAGTTTACAAAATTGATTTTCTGAGTACTTGGGCTAAATTGCCCTCTATTTAAATTCACGGATGTTTGGTATTTCCGCAAATAAATTGATGCTTCTTTTTTATATCTGAATTTTGTTATCTTCTTGATATTACTTTGATGTTTCCTGAAGGACATTGCCAAAAAAAAAAAATGCATTTTCACAGCAAAGCCCTTATCAGCCGATGGTGCTGTCTCTAATGTGACTCTATGTCATCCCTCCACTTCTGGTGGAACCGTCGCATATGAGGTATGTATACTTCATGATATTTCACTCTCAGTTGGTGATTGGCATGTCTATAGATGAGAAATAACATTAGTCATCGACGGAGGTTCTACACATGGTACAACTTGTTTGTCTCTTTAATATTCAGTGTAACATTAATCATCGATGGGGTTATGAGGTGATGCCTTTAACAAAGCTCAGTATCACCAAATCTGAGTCTTGTAAACAGATGGTTATTCCTTTGGTTGAGGCTGCCTTTTCTACACTGAGCATAAAGATAACATAATTCAAAATCAACTTCATGTATATCGACATTTATGTATAAAGATAACATAGTTTTAAATCAACGTTCATGCATATCATTTGTGGTAGTCCGTGCTGTCTTAAAATACACAAACATGTGCGTGTGTGCACTTATTTGAACTTCTTTGCATATTATCCCTCTGTTTCTCTCTATGCAATATCAGTTTCTCCCTTTTTCACCCTTTTGATGCTTCTTTTGTTGCTTACTGATAACAAACAGCTTTTCTTTTTCTTGTGGATTGCAAATTCGGTAGGGACAGTTTGAGATAATTTGTCTCACTGAAAGTGGTGGCTCCAGAAATGGAAATGGTAGTCTTAGTGTCTCCCTTGCTAGTCCTGATGGTCGTGTTGTTGGTGGAGGAGTAGGAGGAATGCTTATTGCAGCTGGTCCTGTACAGGTAAGGCTTCTTCATTGCCTTAGCTTCCAGTTATCCTGTTCATCATAAATTTTCACTCTCAATTGGTACTTAATCTTTCAATGGGGAAATAATTTGATGGTGTTGCAGATTTTTATTTATTTATTACATACAAATATTGAAATATATATATAACCATGAGCAAATTGATAATCAGACAGAATAATGAAGTATACTAATTGCTTTGTTTTCAATATTTATGGACGGGAAGCTTTGTTTTCTGATGAAACTTAGCCATATGGTTTGATGTCGAAAAAGGGGATATGGTGGCAACCTTATGCCATGGGGATCTTGGGATCACTATAACTCTATAAGATGATGATGCAGAGCAAACTTGCCCAAATATATGGGTCGATCAAAATGGTATTCCAACATGAAACTGCCTCCTAGGGAAAGAAAAAGAAAAGGTTGATACACACTGCCAAAATTTATTGAAAAGGTTATGTGATTACATAGGTAGGTCCAAGAATATATCTAGGAAAGGAAATATGGTTATAAGTATATGAATATACTTCCTGCTGTCTCCGTATTACAGCTGAGTGCTGAAAAAGTAGTGATCAGTTACAGGGAACACTATCCATATGACAGGGGCTTTCATTTGCATGCCCCTCCCAGATTAGGACTTTCATTTTCATTTTCTTCGTATAACTTTCGGATTCAGTATGAATATATAGGTTTTAACACTTTTTGTATCATGAGATTATCATTCTATGTTTCGTATTTGTTGTTGCGGTTTTCCATTGGTTGTTGGATGTTGAGTTGTCGAGTTTTGAATGTAATGATGATAGGCAAGGTGTTTTGCAGCTCCAGTGAGAAAGTTTAGTTACTTGAAATTGGGGTACGTGTAGTTTTATGATTAGTGAATTCACAGAAGGGATTCAGAAGAATTTACAACTCATGACATTTTAGGTGTGAAAATGTTTATCGAGGGTCAAACTAGTTGCAGAATCACAACTCATATCTTGATCAGAAACATATATGAGTAGTTGAGGTTGAATTTCTTGTTTTTGATATCCAGCAATCCTTTAATCTGGGTTCTCCGGCCAAATACTGAATAGCTAGGTATTTTGAGGGGGTTCGAACCCGAACCAGAGCCTGCCCCTCCTTACTGAGTGTATTTAGTTGGATTATTAGTCACTTCCACTCAAAGTTTTGTGTATGAAGTCAAAAGTATGCTCCAGAAGCTTGTGAGTTAAAAGACAGTACTAACAAACATCCATCAGAATATCCTAGGGCTGCATTTCTTTACATTAAGATAGATAAAGGTCATTTCTCAATCATGCTCAATGCATTGGGGTTAGCTAGTGTGGACACATGTTTTTCCTACTAGGATCTCTGTTGAAAATATGTTTTCACCGAATTCTCACACTGATTTGGAGAATTTTAAATGGAGTCACTGATGTTGTAGCTGATACCTTGGGTATTCGTTTGAAACCCATGTGAGGAAAAATTAACTAAGTTCTTCTCTTTATGACCATATTACATTGTCAAATTTACAATTGGCAGATTTAGTATTCCATCGGAGCGTTGCATGGGTAAGAAATTCGATGACTGTTTTACTTGGTATGTGACTAATGAGATTTTGCATCTTCTTACATTGGTTATGCACTGCACAGTGATAAAAAAGGTTATTCATAGGTGATCTGGCTTCAGTTTTATATTTGAAAGAAAAAGATCTGTTTTTAAGAGTGGTTTTACATCTTTGTTGTCTTTAATGTTGTAAATTGAAGGGTCTATGTGTGTTGATTTTATGGGTAAAACTCATCTTCACCCAGTCATTGCTTGTTTGTGCTATCATATGGCCTTTATTTCTTGTATGAGTAAGTAAAATGGGTGATGACTTTTTTCTGAGCGAGGCATAATATAATCAGCAGTGTTGATCATTTTTACTACCTATTTTCTACACATACTAACTTATGGGTATATGGCTAGTTTTGTGGAAGACTGCAATATATTTACATGACATCTACTTTGGTTATAGCTTTGAATTTGGAATACGTGATAGCTATCTTTGTACTCGTCAAAACATGTTAGTATGGCATTTTGGTCCCAATACCATATGGAGTGTCACAATTGTGTCATTGAGTGGGTGTTGCAATTTTTCTGCTGAGAGGTTATGTCAGACTGTCAGCTTTGGCTGTTAGGCTGTCTTTGCATATTGTATTTCCTATATAAACATTCCAGACCATCTAGTACCATTTGAGATGCTGAAACTTATTGTTTGGTGAAGTGTTAATGAGGGGCTTCTTGTTCAATCTTCTGCGATTTGTGTACAAGGGGAAAGGCTTCATCAACTGATCCAGAAACTTACTGTGGAACTTTGGTGTATCACTGAGATGGAGCCTAAGTGCCTAGCTTTATGAGTCCATCGACTGCTTTTCTGTATTGTTCTCAACTCTGCTCAGATTTGAGACTGCATTTTTCTTGGGGAGGTCGAGGATGGAACTTAAACATGAAGGTTTTCTTAATACAGGGGGTTTGAGTGTTTTTCGTCATCTCTTCTGGAAACGGTTTAGGATAAAAGTTTGCAAGGCTGAGCCACTTGAAATCCTTTATCTAGTGAACGTTAGAACCCTTTTGGATCACTACTTGTACATGGGAAAACTTTCTGATAGTAGAATGGACCAGTGTTATTAAATCACCATAGCAAAATTTATTCATAAATTGATCTGACAACAAAACCTTATGATCTACATAAAAAAACAAACCATGCATAGCTACAAAATATGTGTTCTTAGGTGCTTTGCCAGTCTTCCCAAGAACTTCTCCCTTTTTTGGTCGAATTCTAAAAGACCAACACAGCATCTCTTCAAAGCTTTGCCATCAACCCATTGTCTTTAACATCATCTTCTTTGGCTTTCGATTCACAAGCACTAGGAGGAACGTCCACTGCAGGAGAGCAGTTGAAGAATCCATGCGGCACAAGCTTAAAGCCAATGTGCTCCACTGGCATTACAGGCCAGTCTTCTAACCTGGGGACGTGAGTTATCCCAAACACGTACCAAAGGACAATGTCAGTTTCTTCAAGAGATCGATTCTTCTGAACCCATGTCGCCAATCCTTCACCGACTCGTGGGTTTTGGTTGGGGAATTCTCCTCCAGGAAACATCTCATCAGGTGAATATTGTGTAACCCAAAGATTATGTTTCAAAAAAGCTGCCCTTCTCAAAAACTTGGCCTCAGAACCAGCTAATGGCAAGCAATTTGAACCAGGTACAAGCTTGTAGCCAGTTAACTGTCCAGTCCTGTTAACAGTTCTTGTGTTCCTTACAATCCAGTGGCGGGCAGATAAGGCATTACAGTCTCGCATTGCCTCCGATTCAGTTCTAAGAAGTCTCTCCTCAGCATAAAATGCATTGCTGTGGACGTTATTCTCTCCAGGGTCTTCAACTTTAACATCTACCTCTACAACCTGATTGTATGCTTCCCCAGGTTTGCAATCAACAGCCATATCCATACGAGCAACAAAGAAGTGCTGATGAACTGGTGCATATAACCCTGGTGCAATAACAGTACCATATTTTCGAACTTCTCCAGGTTGTAGTGCTCCTAAGCTGAGTATTCCAGTGAGTTTAACTTCAGCTTCAATCTTCCCATCCTGATAAAAGTGCCAGAAGAATCCGTATTCGTAATTAGCCACAGTACATAGAAAAGAAACTGTAAGCCTTCTTGACCTGCGCACTTCTGCAAAGCCTGTTCTCCAGTCCTGGTGCTTCCACAACATGCCATGGTCCTCTTCGTGCAAACATACACAATTCTCAATTGTTTCAACACCTCCAGTAAAGTTTGTAAAATGAGCATCAAAATATTTGACATAGCCAGAACAATCACACCCCTTCCTTAGAGAATGTGCATTTTTACCAAGGCCATCTTCTCCAGCGTCAAAAGCATTTTTTCTGTAATGTGGATCATTGGGATCTCCATAAGGCACCACCATTTCCACAAAGCTCAGCCTATGCGCTACAGGCCTCCGCCCCCTGCTGCCATCATCGTACGCAATTGAATATACGACTAGTCCCTCTTTCGGAGTAAATCCAACACGAAAGTTCCACTTCTGCCACTCTACAAAGTATCCATCCACACGAAAACTTGGACCCTCAGCCTGAACAATTTTTAAAGGCTTCAAATCACTTCGATCAACACCTCCTCTTGTTTCAGCACAAGTATAGTTTCTCAATGGATCGGCTGGAGGTAGAGGAACCAGCTTACGGTCTTCAAACTCTATCACCTCCATGTTCTGCATATCAACAAGTATATAGATTCCCTCAACAGGGCGTGCGTAACCATTTTCCATGGGGCAGTCGCTCTCAGTTCTACAGAATATCAATGGTTTAGCAAGTCTTTTGCTAGGAGCATCAGCCTCGCTATGATAACCAACACACCAGGCATCAACCATCACGAGATCCATATCTTCAATGCCCCTCTTCTTCATAGCCTCTCTAAATGGGGGAAAGTCCTTCACAACAGCTTCACATTCAGCGTATTCCACAGCATCCATTGAAGGCTGAACGTCATGGATAACTTGTGATGATATTACGTTTCCTCTGTGATGTCCACCACGAGTAGCTGCATGCACTTCTGAAAGCTCAACAATCCATGTACTTGTCTCGTTTGACATCTTGTTGTAAACAACAAGTCTAGCTCGCCTCGGAGGAAGCTTAGAGGGTATCATATGTCCCCCTTTGGTTCTCGGAAGTAACGAGGGTTGGAAAGGAGGGAAGAAGTACGCATCTGCTAATGCGACAACATGCTTATCTGGTTCTAGTAGAACCACTTCAGCAAAACGCATACCATCTCTGACCTCAGGTGTTGCTCCAGCTGCCCTGACAGTCGCCACTGCCACAGAGATTTCAGCTGGACATAAAGGTTCCAAAGGATGCCTTGATTGAGCCCTAACCATGATGGGGATGCCTGCGGTGGAGGCCAAAACGACGGCATTTGATGGAGGTGCCGCCGCCTCACGAGGAACGGGAGGAGAAGTGTCGTGGGAGGAGCAACATGAAGGCGTCACTTGTTTCGAGGCTGAAGCCATTGCAAGAGGGTTGATGAATCTCTGCTTGTCGGAAACTTGAAGTAGCTCTGCTTGTCGGAAACTTGAAGTAGCTCTGCTTGTCGGAAACTTGAAGAAGCGTATGAATTTGATCACAGAATTTAGTTTGTTGGAATATAGAGTGAAGGCCAGGCTTGTATTATTTATAGAGCTAGAATAGAAACAGTGGCAGCCGAATCCCAATCGTACTGGTCGGGCCAATCCTACTCCTCATTGAAAACAATTTCATTTTTCTGATCAAACTACGTACCACTAATATCTGGGATTGTTTCTCAGTCCTACTTCTCACCGAAAACTAATTCATTTAGTAATTACTAACCGGAGCTATAGCCATGCATTAATCCTTTGGCACGTTATATGCACGGTACGGACATACAAAAGAATCATTGATTGTGCTTAGACTAGCTAGTAATCCCTAGTATGGCCTTGGCTTAGTAAGACCACCCACTTATCATGCATTCTGGTAACATTAGCAGGGTTTAAGAGGCAAAGAAATCTGATGTGTGAAGTAGCCTAGGGTTTAAGAGGCGCTGCATGCAACTGATTTGGAGACATGGATATAGCATATATATAGTATGTGAAGACATAGCAGCAATTCTTCCTTTTTTTCTTTCTTTTTTCTTTTTCGATTTTTCCTTTTTCTAATGTGCCATTGTTTGGGTTTTGAGTCTCTATTGTAGAGATCGCTGTACCATGATATCATTCAGGATTTCAAGTAGCATACCTAGAGTTTGCTCGTAAACAATCGAGTCAAAGAAGAGCTCGTACCCAGAACCTTCTCAAGCCTGTATCTGGCACTGACAAAGCACCTTCTTACATTCAAAATTTCGAGTCCTTCAATCCTATCACTATTGCACCGCTCTATGAGGAAGAGTAAACTGGTAAAGCTGTAAGAAAATAAATGATCATGGTTGAGAACGAATCACTGACATGCTTGTTATGAAAATAATTTCATTAGATAAGGAAGACTGATATCAAAATATGAAGTTTGCAACAATATGATTAAATAACAAATATCAAAATAAGTTGAACAAGCTAAGTTGATGGACATATGAACAATTCAGAGTCTCAGACCAAGTTTGGGATGCAAATACACACAACATACTGGAAAATGTGCATGCATCTGGATCTGGCACAAGCTACACTTAAGAACGTTTTATACACTAAATTGTTTTGGCCCCTCGTTTGCAAGCAATAGACACAGAAATGGTTGAATGCATATAGGAGTCCCTCTTCAGTTCTGCTTGCATATACATACACAAAGAAGAGGGTTCATAGAAAAAGGCAAACGCAAACATAAGGCTTCATACCGAGAACACATTTCATAGAAGGATAAATCCTCAATAAACATCAAAATTTGGAGGTTATCCAAATCACAATAGTTAAACCAATTTCTGAGGTGGTATGAGCTAAAAATGCACCCAAAGATCCATATGCTATTCTTTTCCGTTTAAAGCATTCCGGATATAGTTGGAGGAAATAAGGTAGAATGTCTAACAATCATAAAAGAATGTCTCCAATGCAAAAGCACATAAAGTTCTAATTCTTCATACTAAATATTTTTGGCTCCTCGATTGCAAATAAACTCACAGAAAAGACATTTAGGAAAACAAGAATCACAAGATAAACGAATTGATCCGATTAAATAAGCTCAAACAGCAACCAGCACTGGAATGCAAATAGTAATCACTCTTCATTTTTGCTTCTTAGTTTTTCAGGACTTCAATCCAAATCCCAATGATTCACCGTACTCATTCAGAAAGAGAAAGTAAAGTTTCATCATATACAGTGGCGAGTCTAATCGGCCTATGCATACCAGATTTTCTTCCTTACAGCATTCAATCCAGACCAATTGCTTCTTGTCAAGCAGTTTGATCACAACCATACCACCTTATGCAATGAAACTATAAGCCAATTATTGGTTTTCTCCATCAGTCGAGTTTGTCATCCCAAACCAAAACTTGGACTTGGTACTATGTGAAAAATCAAGTTGACTGGGTTCCAGATGGACGAATTTTCATAATATTTACGATTACCCCAGAAGTACCAGACCATTTCACAGGTCAGTTACTTGTAGAGTATTTACCTTCGATGAGAAGTTGAAACCATTGACTGAAAAATGATCTTCTGATGACTAAAGGGTAAAGGACTATCATCGTTCCATGGTCTGAATTGAACCTTGGACTTGGTATCCTTAATACTAACAGAATTTCATCATAACCCAACTCAGGAATCTTCATAATCAAAGGAATGACTGAGTAACGTGTATACAGTATACATGCTCTAGATAATATAACATGACAGAACATCCTTCAGACTAAACCACTCATCAGCACACGTGAACAATGTGGGGTTAGCACCTATGCTCAAGTTCGAATACAGGTCTTTACTGAACAAAAAACTTTGTGGATGTTTGTATTATAAACTGATGTTAAACACCAGAATTTTTGACACATAATTTCCATAAAAAAGAAATTATACTTTTGTTTGAAGAAACTAGTGCCTTCGAGGCATAAGAAACAAGAGACAAATTTACAAGAAAATAGGAATGATGATACCGTCAGAATGTCTATAGTTTTTTATTTTTGATACACGTCTATTGTTAAATATAATCTTCTGTTTTTTCTTCTTTCATATCTTCTATGAAAATGGACAAGTAATCGTAAAATTTATGGTCCCTACAAATTAACCAGATCAAGTGAGACAGAGGATATGGAGTAATGGTCAATATCAGATCATACATACTAAGAGAAAGATGGCATGACTTTACACTTTACAAACTATTCAAGCCAGACTGGGGAAGAACAGACAGACAAGAACAAGACACATCCATACAAACATATTGTACAGATAAAAGAGATTCACAGATCATAGCCCTAGAGTACTGTACCATATAACTGGCAGCTTGCATATTCATTTCACATAAATTCATGGCCAGCAAATTCAGCTAGTACCCTTTCAAGTAATGGAACTTTGAAAGTTTCAATTTTCTATACATTAGGAGATGTGAACTAAAATGCTTAAAGAGAATAGAAACCAGGAAATAGCATTGTCATGCACTAAGAATAGCATTCATAATTCTTCTTTGATCAGAACAAACAAAAACAAAACAAAAAACAAAATTGTAATACCTCCAACGATGCTAAAGGAGCAGCACCTTCAAGTTTTCTTGATGTACTGGGAAGGTTCTGATATTCACATTGGTGAAAATTCGTGCAGCCTCAGGCACTTGATTGTCGTGAACAAAGCCGTGGATTAGAATGGAGAAGGTAATAACATCTGGTGAAGACCCAATTTGAAGAACTTTCCCAACACAGATAAGCCAAAACCCATTCGATTCAAATGGCAATAGCAGGTGATGATAATAGAGAGAGTATATTCATTAGGAACAATTCGACAGAGACGCATTTATTTAAAGAGAGGGATCGGCCGAATAGAGTTTCAATCTGACAAGTTGCCCAAGATTTGATTGAAAGGGGTAACAGGAGCAGGAGGCAGAGGGCGCGAGTGAAGCATTTCATCGAACACCTTCAAGTCATCCTCAACATTTCTCACATTGGGTCGGTGATTTCGATGCGTTTCTCTGAATTCGGTTGGGAATGAAACAAAAGCGAGTAATCATTGACAGCCAAGAGAAGGAGAGGAGCAGTAGTAGAGTGAAGAAATGGCATACCTCTACTGTAGTTGTAATGAGAATAAACAGCAGCACTTGTTCCAAGCATCTTCAACATCTCTCTGTCTCACTCTCAGTAACCAATCTCAATTTCTGGAAGCCGTTTTGGTTCAGATGGTCTTTCGGGTTTAGATGGGTGAGATTTGCCTGTTTTCACTGGAATGATTATTTGCAGTGAGTTGTTATTGACGTTTTCAAACCAATCAACCAAGTCGACTAACCCCCGCACACGTGGCGAGTATCTAAGCCCATCGAACACGTGGCGAGAGGCTCAGGAGGGGTACAAAGCGCGGGAGAGACGGTTGCTTTAGCACCCCCCACACGGTGGTGACGCGACGACGCCATTCACCGCCACGTTTACACATTTCCCAACTTCCACCATCATTGCTCGAGCGTCACCGACAGGCTCCTCCGTTATCTTAAACCCTAAGCCACCTCCCTCCCTAAATAGCCCCAATTCTCTTCCCCCACCACACTCCATTAATTCCCAAATCAAAACCATGTCGA
The window above is part of the Fragaria vesca subsp. vesca linkage group LG2, FraVesHawaii_1.0, whole genome shotgun sequence genome. Proteins encoded here:
- the LOC101311140 gene encoding copper methylamine oxidase-like, whose amino-acid sequence is MVRAQSRHPLEPLCPAEISVAVATVRAAGATPEVRDGMRFAEVVLLEPDKHVVALADAYFFPPFQPSLLPRTKGGHMIPSKLPPRRARLVVYNKMSNETSTWIVELSEVHAATRGGHHRGNVISSQVIHDVQPSMDAVEYAECEAVVKDFPPFREAMKKRGIEDMDLVMVDAWCVGYHSEADAPSKRLAKPLIFCRTESDCPMENGYARPVEGIYILVDMQNMEVIEFEDRKLVPLPPADPLRNYTCAETRGGVDRSDLKPLKIVQAEGPSFRVDGYFVEWQKWNFRVGFTPKEGLVVYSIAYDDGSRGRRPVAHRLSFVEMVVPYGDPNDPHYRKNAFDAGEDGLGKNAHSLRKGCDCSGYVKYFDAHFTNFTGGVETIENCVCLHEEDHGMLWKHQDWRTGFAEVRRSRRLTVSFLCTVANYEYGFFWHFYQDGKIEAEVKLTGILSLGALQPGEVRKYGTVIAPGLYAPVHQHFFVARMDMAVDCKPGEAYNQVVEVDVKVEDPGENNVHSNAFYAEERLLRTESEAMRDCNALSARHWIVRNTRTVNRTGQLTGYKLVPGSNCLPLAGSEAKFLRRAAFLKHNLWVTQYSPDEMFPGGEFPNQNPRVGEGLATWVQKNRSLEETDIVLWYVFGITHVPRLEDWPVMPVEHIGFKLVPHGFFNCSPAVDVPPSACESKAKEDDVKDNGLMAKL